From the Hordeum vulgare subsp. vulgare chromosome 1H, MorexV3_pseudomolecules_assembly, whole genome shotgun sequence genome, the window tGAGTcatctccccagcgcggagcatagggctgccactaggcgtgggtaggacccctccgcatcctcggggggcccgggtgtatacagcctcggctcgttattacgtgagagtgtcacaatgagggtgtatctgggaggtcgtgaggatgctttggcctcgcgagtgtccctgcccccgaggcataggcgcctgattccttttggtttattggtaaaccctgctgacttcttcttcttcgggagtgagacagggtgtctgctgcctcaggaggcctgcaaggataagcttcgatcggagcccccaagcggggggtcGACCCTCCAAAGACGCAAGCAAGGTAGAATGCTAGGGTTGAAAGTGGGTGCGacagaaacaactgaaggatgctTAAATGAAAGTGGCGGCTCGGGAATGCCCTGAACTCCTGGAGGCCACGCGGCCCTGTGGGTGCCCTCGAACGGAGTAAGCCAAAAATTTACGCGGCAGCAGCCAACAAGAAGTCACCTGGCGGCAATGCCGCTCGAGGGCCGAGGGCGCTACCGTCGcccgatctcctgcttccacggtcgcgaccctcacgggtccgccaTCTCTCGAGGCTCGGGACCTTCGctcggcccgagcatctcctcctcttccttgccATGTCccagcaggcaaggcatgagcatggcccgctGGAGCCGCTGGAAGGTGGCAGCTGTGTTCCCCAGCCGGAAGGGCATGAGGGTGCCAGCGCCCGGGCACACCCACCGATGTTCAGCTCGCGCGGGCCAGAAGTGGCCTTGAGCCGCGGCTCTTTCGATGGCGAGcgtgttgatgcagatgcggggccaaTCAACCGTGCCGACAACggcgactgcgattggtgatgcagggcagtCCCCGTCTCGCACGACCTTGTTACGACAAACCGTTTGTGTTCTTCTGGATCAGCGCAAACAGTTCATCTAAGTGGCATGTATACCATATATCGCACACATGAGGATCCGCGGAACCGCTTGCGTTATGTTGGATCTTCACAAACAGTTCTACGTTATCAAATGTATGCCGTACATCTCATACACGTGTTTTTTTAAACCATTGTGTTATTTTACCTCATCGCAAACAATTTTTAAATACCAGTTGTTTGCCTCGTATCACACACACAACTATTATCCAAATCATGTTTGATGGGTCCGCCATCGCACACACTTTGTGTCATTGCCAGCAGAGCTTTAACTATATCGTTTACGATTCATGGATCACAAAGTTTCGTTAAAGGGTCTCTGATTGTAGTGTTGCATTAGCAGCATCCTGTAGTAGTGTAGGGGTCTACTCACACATGGGGAAAACAAGCATAAAAACCAGAGTGATGGAATACATGGACGGATGATTCAAATAACACACAAGACAATCCATTAGGGTTTGTGATGTTACAATGGTAAGGATgcggatgatgatgacgatgacgggaAAACAAGCATAAAAACGAGAGTGATGGAATACATGGACGAATGATTCAAATAACACACAAGTCAATCCATTAGGGTTCTTGATGTTACAAGGATAAGGATGcggatgatgatgacaatgacagtgatgatgaTGGAGACACTGACATCGGTGATGATGTTTAAGCCCCTGTAAGAGTGGTGAGGAAGATGACCCTCTTCTCCTGGCGAACCCCTCCTCCGAATGAACTTCGGAGGCCAGGGTTCTACGCTCTGGACGGGTTTCTCGTATCTCTGGGCGTCTGATCCATGATGTGATTTCACGGGGTGGAAATAGTCGATCAGGCGGTGGCAGCGACACTCCATATGACCGCCCATACGAGCGAGTGCGGTCGTGTGGAACACCGACTTTTGTTGTGGAGCCACTACGACGTTTTATGCTTTGGCCTCCTTACTTGATTATTTTATGGTAGGTGATTATCACCTTAAATACGTGATTTCACTATCATTTCTAGGTATGTTCTCCATATTATGGCAATTGGTCCGAAAAGTGTTACCCGGGGGATTGTCAACAAAAGGAGGTGTGTGAATGCGGTAAAACTTCATGAAGCCTACTATGTAGACATAAACTAGTTAGTAAGATTATCACATAAATTGGACTCATGAGAGTGAATTCACGTACTCCCTAGCTAAGTGGTGTTTGGCCCAGTTGTTAAGCCCCTCAACATTCCATCAAAGGATCTTGCGTTGTAAATTCATAAAAAAACCGAGTAGAAACACGAGACACCTAGGTATATGCACTAGTGCATGAGGGAGGGCAATAACCGAGGTAGGGATGCTCAATAAAGCTCACGCGGCACAAATTTACCAAAAAATGTCGTGATAGCCCTCACGTGCTGATCCTGGAGGGAGGGACTCTAAGGGCCTCTTGAGCTCAATAATCGCCTCGTCATCCATCGAAATCttaagggaggggggggggggtgctcaaGGCCTTTAGAAGCATGGAATCTGCGACCGAAATCTTTGTGCACGTGTAACTGAAATCATCTTCTCCCTGCCACCTGTCAATGTCATTGTCGACTTCTATATGTTTCTTCATGTCCCGTTATACGTATGACTCGGATGTGCTTATGTAAACAGTTGATTTTGTCATTATTGGTTAAATGAAATGTTTAGGTGAGCAGTTTGCCTTCCATGACCTTTAAAAAAACATGTTTCTCTTGTTCATCCATACCAAGAATTCAATATTTCACATCTGCCATTATTATTCCACAGCTTCCCTCTATTTCTCCACACCAAAAAGATCTCCAGACACGAACTGCATATTTTGGCTTACCGAATTCACATGTAAAATGTATTTGCCTTGCCTCTTTTGAGCAAGCTATATGCAGCACAAATAGTACTACTAATATATTTTTTACACGAGACCACGCACGCTCTTTACAAGTCTGATGTCATGTTCCCCACATCCACACGTACTGGAGGAGTCGTGCAAGTGCAGGGCCAAAAAGGTTGTAGGAAAGAGTCACATTCACAGCTCTAATTATTCTCCTTTCCATTACTTCAGAAGAAAAACTTCACTGCGGCAGTACTGCAGCGTGGGCCACCAGCAGAAAGGGGCAGCTCAACTACCCACACCGACCTGGACCCACCCGCCAGGGGACATGACGCTTCTTCTACTGCTACTACGGCAAGAACCCCCCGCGGCCGCCGCCGCGGCTGCCGCCGGCAGACGAGGAGGAGGCGATGACGGCCTCCAGGATGGTCTCCTCGCACTTGCGGCACCGCTTGGGCGgcgcggggtcgtcgaggacgatgGGGCGGCGGCAGGACGGGCAGGAGGAGTTGGAGCGCAGCCAGGTGTCGACGCACTCGACGTGGAACCCGTGGCCGCACTGCGGCATCACGCGCACCTCCTCCCGCTCGCCGAACTCCGTCAGGCAGATGGCGCACTCCGCGAGGATCCCGTCctgtccctcctcctcctcgccccccGCCACGgcgcccctcgccgccgccgccgcggccacCGCGTCCGCGTACGCCAGCTTCGGCAGCGCCTTGAGCGCCTTCTTCTTGAGCCCCTTGATGGTGGTCGTCACGCTGCCCCCGGACGCTCCTgtcgtcgtagtagtcgtagcgcCGTGGTTATGCCCGCCGCCGGCCCCGCCGAAGGCCGCCAGGGCGTGGGCCGGGCTACCGGACGGCGAGGAGGGGTGGGCGTTGGCGTTGGCGTTGCGGCGGGAGCGCGCGCACCGCGCGACGGCGGCGAGGCCGACTACGCAGATGAGCGCGCAGAGCAGGGcggcgaggatgacgacgacatcTGAGCTGACGCCGGCGGGCGGATCGGCCGGGGGGATTCCCGGGATGCGGCCGGGGTCGCCGCTCTGGAGGAGACGCCTCGAGGAATACGGCGATGGCCGGAGCATCGCCCACGTTCGTCCAGCGCCGGTGGTTGGAAGGGGCCTTTTCCGCTGAATTAAAGTTGTGGCGAGACGCGAGAGAAGCGAAAGGGGAGGGTGGTGGTATTGGCAGGTTGCGATTGTTAATGGCGGGCGGGTATGCGTCGTAGCGAAGCTCCCGTGGCAATTTCCCGCGGGTATTGTCGACCAGCTGGAAATCTCAAAAGGCCCACGTGGACGCGCCAAGATAATTAGAGATTAAGATTTTTTTCTAATTTCATTTTTGGGGGATATTAATGTTTATTTTCGAATGATGTGGTTTCATTCTGCAATGAAATGAAACCGGCGAATCTTCTGAAGAAAGGAGTTGCGCTGTAGTCGGACGCGAAATTCCGCGTCGTGCGAAAGCCGGCGAGTTTGCACTCATCGGCAAGTCAACGACGGGGCCAAACCAGAGCTGCACGATCAAGCGGAAAAACGATCCCAATCATGAGCAGCGGATGCCCAATTGCTAGTAGTTGAATCGCTATAGCTATAGCCTAGCAGCCTCGAGCAGCGAGCGGCATGGCCATGCTCCCACATGGGGCAGGTGAGGTCCATCCGACCCGCCACTCCTACTCCTTCACAAGCAAGCGTTCCTCTTCCTCACCAACTAGCAGCTCCAACGAACGCCACGACAGTCCAGCCAGCGTTATCTGGACCCTCTTCCCACGTCAAGATTCGTAGCGATCACGATGAGTCCACAAGACGAACCCCCGGAGAAAAGCAACGCAAGGCAAAGCAAAACTTTGCCACGCTTCGGGTCGCCTTCCCCCGCCCCGCGGCAGGAGACGCCCGCGGCCACTCCGACGGCGACGGCCACGCTCGCCGACGGGGCACTACCGCTACGAGGCACACCGAAACGATCGCGAGGCCGGTGCGTGGACTGACGACGGTGCGGAGAAGGCTCGGGATGGCGCGCCGAGCACGGGCGGTGCTGACGTCGCGATCGGGACTGGTGTTGGTGGTGGCGGTAGAGTCGTGGCGCCGTAAACCTCGACGACCCACCGCTGCGTCATGTATTCAGAGGTACGGTCGCCTACAACTCTCGCCACAATTTCAACAGGGGTGACGACGCAGACGCAGTGCATATGTGGACTTGTGGAGCTGCACTCGGGTGCCACTTATTTCAGCAGACAATGACTGATGAGAGACGTTTGCACAGTTATTATTCTGCTTATCCTCCCTACGGTGTCAAATCCGATCAGGTTGCTTGAGAAGCATGAAAGATCTAGAGCCTTCCTTCAAATTTTCTGAAAGgtagctatcccggtttcatatatGAAATCTGGTCAAAATCAAATCACTGTGTTGCAGTTGCACAGGAGgacaactggaactggcactcacCTATTATATGCTGATCCACGTCAGTCAGTCAACTCCGCGTATCTCTATCGAGCATTCGAGCTACACCCGGGCTTCATTAGCTTCCGCACGACCTTGTCCCAGTTCATGGTAGCGGCATAAAGATTTGAGACCAAGCAAAGACGGAGCTGATGGGCAACGGACAGGTTGTGTCGCGAGACACCCTTCACCAATAATCGCCGCAGGAGCAGGCTCCGTCCTTGAAATGGTGGAAGCGTTTGGCGTCTCGCACCACGATCTCCCTGTCGGCGATCTTCGACATGTACTTGATGGCGTCGTGGCAGTCGCCGCAGACCCTGAGGTTCTTTATGACCACGAGCCTCGTCCCTGGGCTGGTGTTCAGAAGCCCAAAGGCGATCGCCAGCCTCTCGCTGTGGCGGCTCAGAAGCTGCTCCTTGACGCCTTCCTCGAGGTCATGGTACACGAACTCCGTCTTTGGGATGTAGCCCATCTTCCTCATCTCGGAGTCGAGCTTCGTGACCATCTGTAGGATCTGTCTATGCTGAGGATGGCTCTGATCTTCCATGACGAACGTGTGCAGTGCTCCGCGTATCTCTATCGAGCTACACCCGGGCGCCTTCTTGCTGCCGTGGTCCTTCATTAGCTTGCGCACTTCCCTGACCTTGCCCCAGTTCTTGGCGGCGGCATAGAGATTTGAGACCAGGGCAAGGACGCCAACATCCCCAGGTTGTAGTTCAAGGATCTTCTCTGCTGTGTTCTCTCCAAGTTCCAGCTTCTTGTTGTTCAGGCAGCCTGAAAGTAGAGCGACCAGAATTGAGATGGTTGGTTTGCTGTGCAATGATGCCACCAGGCCATTGGCCTCTTCAACAAGACCAGAACGAGCTAAGAGATCCACTATACACACCAGGTGTTTCTCGGCAGGTTCAATTCCATACTCATTAACCATGCAATTGAACCAGAATTTCCCTTCTTCTACGAGACCGGAGTGGCTGAGAGCCGACAAAAGAGAAGCAAATGTGGCGTGATCAGGTCTCACTTCGTTTTTCTTCATTTCTTGGAACAAAGAGAGGGCATCGCGGCCTCGTCCATGAGCACCGTAGCACGCAATCATCACATTCCATGAAATCAAGTCTCTCGAGACAACCTTATCGAAAAGCATTTGGGCGCTTGCCAGGGAGCCGCATTTTGAGTACATATCAATGACTGCTGTGCCTACCATACAGTCAAGCTCAAGCCTCCTCAAGATGAAACCATGTATTGACTTCCCTAGCTTCAAGAGTCCAAGATCAGAACAAGCTAATAGTGCACCAACAACTGGCCCTGAATTGGGCTGAAGACCAGAGGCCTGCATCTGTCTGAACAAGCCAAGTGCCTCATCTGCATTCCCATGCTGCGCAAGCTGTGAGATCAGCGCGCTCCAGGACACATCATTCCTGTGCGGCATCAGCTCAAACACCCGGCGCGCCAGATCAAACAACCCATTCTTCGCATACATGTCCACAAGGCTTGTCGAGATGACGACGTCCATCCGCATAGCATGCCGCAGCAAGTACCCATGAACTGAGGCCCCCATCCGGACATCCCCTGTTGCTGCACAAGCCTGCATAACCCCAACGATAACCACTTCGTCTCCCTCCAGACCGTCCCTCCTCATCCTCATGTACATCTCAATCGCCTGAACTGGCTGCCCCGCGTTCACGAATCCGGTAACCATGGTGCTCCAGGTGACGCGGTCCCTCTTCCGCATTCGGTCGAACACCTTGACGGCATCGTCCATGGCGCCCCGTTTCGCGTAGAGGTTCAGCAGGGACGAGCACACGAAGATGTCGTTCCCGTACCCTGCCCCGGACGCGCGGTCCGTGACGACCTCCCCCGTGGCGAGGTCCCCGAGGCGCGCGCACGCGGAGAGCGCGAGCGTGAAGGTGGTGCTGTCG encodes:
- the LOC123437411 gene encoding putative pentatricopeptide repeat-containing protein At3g25060, mitochondrial → MHPLPILDDPRRLRRLLSSCPALRTLTRLHALLIVSSSASCHHILSSCLATAYARAGDLAAAESTLATAPTSPSSIPAWNALLAAHSRGASPDEALRVFCALPPAARPDSTTFTLALSACARLGDLATGEVVTDRASGAGYGNDIFVCSSLLNLYAKRGAMDDAVKVFDRMRKRDRVTWSTMVTGFVNAGQPVQAIEMYMRMRRDGLEGDEVVIVGVMQACAATGDVRMGASVHGYLLRHAMRMDVVISTSLVDMYAKNGLFDLARRVFELMPHRNDVSWSALISQLAQHGNADEALGLFRQMQASGLQPNSGPVVGALLACSDLGLLKLGKSIHGFILRRLELDCMVGTAVIDMYSKCGSLASAQMLFDKVVSRDLISWNVMIACYGAHGRGRDALSLFQEMKKNEVRPDHATFASLLSALSHSGLVEEGKFWFNCMVNEYGIEPAEKHLVCIVDLLARSGLVEEANGLVASLHSKPTISILVALLSGCLNNKKLELGENTAEKILELQPGDVGVLALVSNLYAAAKNWGKVREVRKLMKDHGSKKAPGCSSIEIRGALHTFVMEDQSHPQHRQILQMVTKLDSEMRKMGYIPKTEFVYHDLEEGVKEQLLSRHSERLAIAFGLLNTSPGTRLVVIKNLRVCGDCHDAIKYMSKIADREIVVRDAKRFHHFKDGACSCGDYW
- the LOC123437427 gene encoding probable E3 ubiquitin-protein ligase ATL44 translates to MLRPSPYSSRRLLQSGDPGRIPGIPPADPPAGVSSDVVVILAALLCALICVVGLAAVARCARSRRNANANAHPSSPSGSPAHALAAFGGAGGGHNHGATTTTTTGASGGSVTTTIKGLKKKALKALPKLAYADAVAAAAAARGAVAGGEEEEGQDGILAECAICLTEFGEREEVRVMPQCGHGFHVECVDTWLRSNSSCPSCRRPIVLDDPAPPKRCRKCEETILEAVIASSSSAGGSRGGGRGGFLP